The genomic region ATAGCTCATGAATCTCGATTTTTGTCACTTCCACAGAAGATTTAAGAGGAATTATCTCCTTTTTGTTGGCAACGGTTAATTCTCGGATTTTACTTCGTTGCTCCTGATTGAGGTCAAGATGTGTCTTTAGTAGCCTGACCATATCTTGTGGATGGTCAACATTGCTCTCTCTACACTTCTGATGGTGATATTTTGACTCCTCCGGATGTTCCTTAATAGACTCAGTATTTCCGAGAGAAGACATACTCACCACCAATATCAACGCTAAGCCAATAGATATTACTTTGTTCATTTATTTTTACCTCCTCTAAGTTGATGCAGGCAGGGTTCTGCAAAAATAGGAAACTGTAGTTTTTAAGCGGGTATTTAAAACCTCTATTTTTATCAATTTCCTCCAAAGAGCAAAATGCAAAAAGCAAATATAAAAATTACATATCAAAATGTAAAATTATCTCTTTCCTTTCAGCGTTAAAATACTTGAAGCAAAAATATTACCAAATTCCTCCAACTCTTTGAGAAACCCTGCTACTTCCTCTTTGAAATTTGATTTGTAAATTTGCATTTTGATATTTATATTTGATATTTGATATTTGATATTTAATATTTATTTGTTGT from bacterium harbors:
- a CDS encoding periplasmic heavy metal sensor, producing MNKVISIGLALILVVSMSSLGNTESIKEHPEESKYHHQKCRESNVDHPQDMVRLLKTHLDLNQEQRSKIRELTVANKKEIIPLKSSVEVTKIEIHELLMATESDEKKLQDNLDKLADLRSKIEKSRIQLILEIKKILTKEQLEKLSMMPPFESHCPMSR